The Thermoanaerobaculia bacterium genome contains the following window.
CCCATGTCGATCAGGACTTCGCCCTGGCGCTTCGCTCCGAAGGCGATCCGCCGCCCCGATTCCTCGAGATCAGCGGTGGTGATCAGCCCGCGCCGGACGAGAAACGCGCCGAGGGCGTCTTCCATGTCGCTCGAGGTCGCGAACACGACCTTGCCGGCGTCGAGGAAGACCCTCTTGACGACGTCGGAGCGACGCGCGGTGATCACGCCGGGCACGCGATACCGGTGGATCGTCGCCAGGACCTTCGGAAGCGGCGTCGCCGCGAGGTCCCCCCGGTACTGGAACTTCGAGCTCATGGTGAATGAGAGCGGATTCTATAAGATCCCGGCGTGCTCACCGTGGCGGCGGCGATCGAGCGGATCGACCGCGAAGTCGCCCCGCTCGAGGCGGAACCGGCTCCCCTCTCCGGGGCGGAGGGGAGGGTGCTCGCGGCGGACGTCGTCGCGGGCGTCGAATATCCGCCGTTCGACACGACCGCCATGGACGGCTATGCCGTCGGCGGAGCCGGTCCCGAGTGGCGCGACCGTCCCGGCACGATCGCCGCGGGAGCCGCGCCCATGGCCTCGCTCTCGCCGGGCGAGGCCGTGCGGGTGATGACCGGCGCCCCGATCCCGCCCGGAACGGACGCCGTCGTTCCCGTCGAGGAGGCGGACGTCTCCGCCGGAATCCTCCGGGCGCTGTCGGTGCCGGAGCCCGGAGCGCACATTCGACGCCGCGCGGAAGTCTTCCGGCCCGGCGACGTGCTCCTGGAGGGGCGGGAACGGCTGTCGCCCGGATCGATCCTGCTCCTCGCGACCGCCGGCGTCGATCCGGTGGACGTCGTGCGGCGCCCCCGCGTCGTGGTCGCGGCCACCGGCGCGGAGCTCGTCGATGCCGGAGGACCGATCGCGCCCGGGCAGATCCGGAACGGCAACGGCCCCGCCCTTTCGGCCGCTCTCGTCCGGCGCGGAATCGAAGCGCGTTCGTCTTCGTCCGTTTCCGACGATCTCGGGCTCCTGACGGCATTTTTCGAGTCGGCGCGAGACGCGGACCTCGTGCTCACGACCGGCGGCGTATCCGCGGGCGATTACGACCGGACGGTCGACGCGGCCGAGCGCGCCGGGTTCCGCCTCCTTTTCCACCGGGTCGCGGTCAAACCCGGCATGCCGATCGCGTTCGGAC
Protein-coding sequences here:
- the glp gene encoding gephyrin-like molybdotransferase Glp, which encodes MLTVAAAIERIDREVAPLEAEPAPLSGAEGRVLAADVVAGVEYPPFDTTAMDGYAVGGAGPEWRDRPGTIAAGAAPMASLSPGEAVRVMTGAPIPPGTDAVVPVEEADVSAGILRALSVPEPGAHIRRRAEVFRPGDVLLEGRERLSPGSILLLATAGVDPVDVVRRPRVVVAATGAELVDAGGPIAPGQIRNGNGPALSAALVRRGIEARSSSSVSDDLGLLTAFFESARDADLVLTTGGVSAGDYDRTVDAAERAGFRLLFHRVAVKPGMPIAFGRRERTFWFGLPGNPVSALTTFAVFVETALDRFEGIRRDRYVVARLASPVRSKPGREIYRDAVLSSVEGGLVVAPLVSRGSHDVRVQARRNALLVLPAEGGQWRGGEPMRCLPLSPGSAAPRDPPLS